A single window of Pungitius pungitius chromosome 20, fPunPun2.1, whole genome shotgun sequence DNA harbors:
- the mep1a.2 gene encoding meprin A subunit alpha, translated as MGSRDSLIQIAVLIGVMVASTVQAVPTRTGDYADAGELRADILEINRGLNQLFEGDIAIDPSRNAILDQKRRWKFPIPYILTDSLELNAKGVILQAFEEYRLRSCVDFKPYEGESSYISFTKLSGCWSYVGDDRTGQNVSIGSRCDTKAIVQHELLHALGFYHEQSRSDRDNYVKIWWDQIEEGMDHNFNKYEDDFITDLNTPYDYESIMHYRPLSFNKNDSVPTITTTIPYFNEVIGQRLDFSSVDVSRLNRMYDCANTLTLLDQCSFELNNICGMIQNEEDNADWVQTLSSPADTDHTMAGLCRDSGYFMKFDTSFGPVGSSALLESRILYPKREEQCLQFFYKMTGAPGDKLVIWIRTDDGTGTVRSIRKIHTITGSGDAAWKMAYVTLKVSRKFRYFFQGVRGSSSSSGSVSIDDITLTETICPSSVWQIHNFTSILASTPPGGLLKSKCFFNSEGHSFGISVYPNGRESGYPDYVGIALHLCSGENDAVMQWPVKNRQATIVAMDQNPDVKLRMSSTRSFTTDTHPRWNRPTAASGAEWDVGCQCFHGTDFGWSTFISHKHLHSRSFLKENDFIITVDFNDLTHLIQTEVNVEPASPRKDFPNEEPIGEVETRPQVSKKHREARAADPCRPNPCSNRGVCVERDGRVSCRCASSQTTFYSGKRCEEVSEDTSMVGALIGAVAGTVILTLAVFTVLTRAQCLLH; from the exons GCAATCCTTGACCAAAAACGGAGATGGAAGTTTCCCATTCCCTACATCTTAACTGATTCTTTAG AGCTGAATGCTAAAGGTGTGATCCTGCAGGCTTTTGAGGAATATCGTTTAAGATCCTGTGTAGACTTTAAGCCCTATGAAGGAGAGAGCAGCTACATCTCCTTTACCAAGCTGTCCGG ATGCTGGTCGTATGTTGGGGATGACAGAACAGGCCAGAACGTGTCAATCGGCTCCAGGTGTGACACCAAGGCCATTGTGCAGCACGAGCTCCTCCATGCTCTGGGCTTTTACCACGAGCAGTCTCGCTCAGATAGAGACAACTATGTCAAAATCTGGTGGGACCAGATTGAAGAAG GGATGGATCACAATTTCAACAAGTACGAGGATGACTTTATCACAGATCTAAACACGCCATATGATTATGAGTCCATCATGCACTACAGGCCGCTATCCTTCAACAAGAACGACAGCGTCCCCACGATAACCACCACCATACCCTATTTCAATGAGGTCATAGGCCAGCGTCTGGACTTCAGCTCTGTAGACGTCAGCAGGCTGAACCGCATGTACGACTGTG CCAACACACTCACTCTGTTGGACCAGTGCTCCTTTGAGCTAAATAACATCTGTGGCATGATCCAGAACGAGGAGGACAACGCAGATTGGGTCCAGACGTTGAGCAGTCCTGCTGATACAGACCACACCATGGCAGGGCTCTGCAGAG ACTCTGGCTACTTCATGAAGTTCGATACATCTTTCGGCCCAGTGGGAAGCAGCGCCTTGCTAGAGTCACGTATCCTTTACCCCAAGAGGGAGGAACAGTGCCTGCAGTTCTTCTACAAGATGACCGGAGCACCCGGGGACAAACTGGTGATTTGGATCAGGACTGACGACGGGACCGGGACTGTACGCAGCATCAGGAAGATCCACACCATAACAG GAAGTGGTGATGCTGCCTGGAAAATGGCCTACGTGACTCTCAAGGTGTCCAGGAAATTCCGCTATTTCTTCCAAGGCGTCAGAGGatcgtccagctcctcgggtTCCGTCTCAATCGACGACATCACCCTTACTGAGACCATTTGCCCCAGCTCCGTTTGGCAAATCCACAACTTCACCAGCATTCTTGCCAGTACTCCTCCTGGCGGTTTGTTGAAAAGCAAGTGCTTCTTCAACTCGGAGGGCCACTCATTCGGTATCAGTGTTTACCCTAATGGAAGAGAGAGTGGCTACCCAGACTATGTTGGGATAGCTTTGCACCTCTGCAGTGGGGAAAATGATGCGGTGATGCAGTGGCCAGTCAAAAACAGGCAGGCAACCATCGTTGCCATGGACCAGAACCCTGATGTGAAGCTGAGAATGTCTTCCACGAGAAGCTTCACCACAG ACACTCATCCTCGTTGGAACAGACCAACAGCTGCTTCAGGTGCAGAGTGGGATGTCGGCTGCCAGTGTTTCCACGGGACAGACTTCGGATGGAGCACATTCATTTCTCATAAGCACCTGCACAGCAGGAGCTTCCTCAAAGAAAATGACTTCATCATCACTGTCGACTTCAATG ATTTGACCCACCTGATCCAGACCGAGGTGAACGTAGAACCGGCGTCACCAAGAAAGGATTTCCCAAACGAGGAGCCAATCGGCGAGGTGGAAACGAGGCCGCAGGTTtctaaaaaacacagagaagccCGAGCCGCCGATCCCTGTCGTCCCAACCCTTGTTCCaacagaggagtgtgtgtggagcGTGACGGGAGAGTCTCATGCAG gTGTGCATCATCCCAGACCACCTTCTACTCTGGGAAGAGGTGTGAGGAAGTGAGTGAGGACACAAGCATGGTGGGAGCCCTGATTGGTGCTGTTGCAGGGACTGTGATTCTCACACTGGCTGTCTTCACCGTCCTCACCAGAGCACAGTGTCTTCTGCATTAA